The following proteins are co-located in the Lagopus muta isolate bLagMut1 chromosome 11, bLagMut1 primary, whole genome shotgun sequence genome:
- the AMIGO3 gene encoding amphoterin-induced protein 3, translating into MAPWASVELWLLLLLQLCPARASPPRSCPPACICTSDLLSCSRQTLQRVPRALPPTATTLDLSHNALSQLQDGWLAALPHLEALHVGHNQIGELSPRAFHNASRLRHLDMSSNRLRAVETHYFEELVSLEELLLYNNRIARVDENAFAKLSGLRKVYLSWNNLTSFPFHAVQGLGNFSLRTLDLSSNSLSSLPVEELAALPEHVRNGLYLHNNPVRCSCPLYLMLQRWRQRGFSSVRDFFEEHTCKVSDTVPRSLIKLLKYNHLFENCSAEPDPTQPVSFPVTVGRVLLLACNASLPHVAYMWISPHHEPIWPPGNANRSVEVFHNGSLRIASARPWHSGVYVCLAINGPNVSRLCEVNVTVHYSKPDGEAFSTGLTTLLGCIVSLLLVLVYLFVTPCRCPPCCRTASPSPPQECSAQSSILSATPPTTDGPSRRASKHVAFLEPAREVLDGKERPVPGEGLPDGRHPKVLQLRSDTESISSVFSDTPIVS; encoded by the coding sequence ATGGCCCCGTGGGCGTCCgtggagctgtggctgctgctgctgctccagctgtgtcCCGCGCGCGCCTCGCCGCCCCGCAGCTGCCCCCCCGCCTGTATCTGCACCTCCgacctgctgagctgcagccggCAGACCCTGCAGCGCGTGCCCCGTGCGCTGCCGCCCACCGCCACCACGCTGGACCTGAGCCACAACGCGCTGAGCCAGCTGCAGGACGGCTGGCTGGCCGCGCTGCCGCACCTCGAGGCTCTGCACGTCGGCCACAACCAGATCGGCGAGCTGTCCCCGCGTGCCTTCCACAACGCGTCCCGCCTGCGGCACCTCGACATGTCCTCCAACCGCCTGCGCGCCGTCGAGACGCACTACTTCGAGGAGCTGGTGAGCCTGGAGGAGCTCCTGCTCTACAACAACCGCATCGCGCGGGTGGACGAGAACGCCTTCGCCAAGCTGAGCGGGCTGAGAAAGGTGTACCTGAGCTGGAACAACCTCacctccttccccttccacGCGGTGCAGGGCCTGGGCAACTTCAGCCTGCGCACGCTGGACCTGTCCTCCAACAGCCTGAGCAGCCTGCCTGTGGAGGAGCTGGCGGCGCTGCCTGAGCACGTCCGCAACGGCCTCTACCTGCACAACAACCCCGTGCGCTGCAGCTGCCCGCTCTACCTGATGCTGCAGCGCTGGAGGCAGCGGGGTTTCAGCTCGGTGCGGGATTTCTTTGAGGAGCACACCTGCAAGGTATCCGACACTGTGCCGCGCTCCCTGATCAAGCTCCTCAAGTACAACCACCTGTTTGAGAACTGCTCGGCCGAGCCAGACCCCACGCAGCCCGTGTCCTTCCCGGTGACGGTGGGccgggtgctgctgctggcctgcaATGCCAGCCTGCCCCACGTCGCCTACATGTGGATCTCCCCACACCACGAGCCCATCTGGCCCCCAGGGAACGCCAACCGCTCCGTCGAGGTGTTCCACAACGGCAGCTTGCGTATTGCATCCGCCCGGCCCTGGCACTCCGGGGTCTATGTCTGCTTGGCCATCAATGGCCCCAACGTCAGCCGGCTGTGCGAGGTCAACGTGACGGTGCATTACTCCAAGCCAGACGGGGAGGCGTTCAGCACCGGCCTGACCACGCTGCTGGGCTGCATCGtcagcctgctgctggtgctcGTCTACCTGTTTGTGACGCCGTGCCGCTGCCCGCCGTGCTGCAGGACGgcctcccccagccccccgCAGGAGTGCAGCGCACAGTCCTCCATCCTCAGCGCCACACCGCCCACCACCGACGGGCCCAGCCGCAGGGCCAGCAAGCACGTGGCCTTCCTGGAGCCTGCCCGCGAGGTGCTGGATGGCAAGGAGCGCCCGGTGCCCGGTGAGGGCCTCCCCGACGGCAGGCACCCCAAGGTGCTGCAGCTGCGGTCGGACACCGAGTCCATCAGCTCCGTCTTTTCAGACACCCCCATCGTGTCGTAG